CAGTGCCAATGCCGCTATTATATTATTTTCGAGCGTTGCCGTGCAAATAGGATTGCCCTTTCATTCACAAATAGCTGCATCAAAAGGAGCGATTGAAGGGCTCACCAAAGCATTGGCAGCTGAATATGCACCTAAAATAAGGGTGAATTGTATAGCTCCATCCCTCACCGATACGCCACTTGCTGCGACGTTTGTAAATAGCGAACAAAAAAAGGAAGCAAATGCACAACGACATCCACTAAAAAGAATTGGAACCATTGATGATATCGCTAATATGGCTGAGTTTTTACTTTCTGAAAAAGCAAGCTGGATAACTGGGCAAATTATGCATGTCGATGGCGGGATTTCAACTTTAAAAGTATCATAATAATATATAATGGCATCATATAGCATTTCAGATATAGCATCATGGGAACGTTTTTACCGAGCAAATTTTATTAATAGTCTTACAGGATTAAAATCGGTTAATCTTATAGGAACTGTGAACGAACAAGGGCAAACTAACTTAGCGATATTTAGCAGTATTGTGCATGTGGGCTCCAATCCAGCTTTGATTGGATATATAAACAGACCCGTAAAAGCTGCACCGCACACCATAGCTAATATTAAGGCAACAGGAATTTATACCATCAATCATATTAATCCACTTATTATACAAAAGGCACATCAAACAAGTGCAAAATACGAAGCTGGTATTAGTGAATTTGAGAAGGTGGGATTAACTTCTGAATTCAAAAAAAATATTATAGCTCCATTTGTGAAAGAGAGCAGCATAAAATATGCATTATCATTACAGGAAATAATTCCGATAAAATTGAATGATACTTTTCTGGTAATTGGAAAAGTAATTTCTATACAAATTGAAAAAGACATTATAGCTGAAGATGGATTTCTTCATCTTGATAAAGCAAATTCTATTTGCAGCAATGGTGTTGATGCTTATTATACTGCTGAGTTAATTGAACGCTATGAATATGCTAAACCTGATATAGAACCACAAACAATAAATTAGTAGGGTCTAGCGGGCTCTCAGGTATAAATCCAAATATTAAAAACGAAAAAAAACTACTCCCCACCTCCATTAAAATCAATACCTCCGCCCCCATCTTCTTCAGTAAATTTGGCACAATCAATCTCCAAAGTTAACTTCTTTTTAGGAGGTTCAAACATATCAGGAAATTCGATTTTTAAAGTTTCATCTGCTTGTACTTTTTGAAAAAATAATGACCATATAGGTAGTGACATCGTTGCTCCACTTCCATTGGCAGTGCTCTGAAAATGTATGGCCTGGTCTTCGCAACCTGTCCAACAACCCGCCGCTAAATTGGGCGTGATGCCCATAAACCAACCATCTGTATTATTTTGAGTAGTACCTGTTTTTCCACCAGTTGCTCCTTTAATTTTATATTTATTTTTTACTTCCCAACCTGTTCCATGCGAAGTAACACCTTCCAATATTCTACACATAATATAAGCAGTCTGTTCGCTCATGGCTTCCTGTGTTTCCACTTGAGGTGTATATAATACGTTGCCTGCTTTATCAGTTATTTTACTTATATATTGTGGCTTCACCCACAAGCCTTTGT
The genomic region above belongs to Bacteroidota bacterium and contains:
- a CDS encoding SDR family oxidoreductase yields the protein MANYLIIGTSSGIGKALSLRLADNDHQVIGTFNKNEIHAAHAGIKYHKLNVLDENFSLDFLPETLAGIIYCPGSINLRPFERIKPADFINDYNLQVVGAIKIIQAAISKLKNSANAAIILFSSVAVQIGLPFHSQIAASKGAIEGLTKALAAEYAPKIRVNCIAPSLTDTPLAATFVNSEQKKEANAQRHPLKRIGTIDDIANMAEFLLSEKASWITGQIMHVDGGISTLKVS
- a CDS encoding flavin reductase, whose amino-acid sequence is MASYSISDIASWERFYRANFINSLTGLKSVNLIGTVNEQGQTNLAIFSSIVHVGSNPALIGYINRPVKAAPHTIANIKATGIYTINHINPLIIQKAHQTSAKYEAGISEFEKVGLTSEFKKNIIAPFVKESSIKYALSLQEIIPIKLNDTFLVIGKVISIQIEKDIIAEDGFLHLDKANSICSNGVDAYYTAELIERYEYAKPDIEPQTIN